In a single window of the Pseudochaenichthys georgianus chromosome 16, fPseGeo1.2, whole genome shotgun sequence genome:
- the tent5ba gene encoding terminal nucleotidyltransferase 5ba gives MSCGDVSDQSRRFCVLSWDQVQRLDSILGEAVPIHGRGNFPTLSVQPRQIVQVVRARLEERGVCVKDVRLNGSAASYVLHQDTGLGYKDLDLIFGVSLKDDQAFRLVKDVVLECLFDFLPAGVSKERISPLTLKEAYVQKLVKVCNDTDRWSLISLSNNTGKNVELKFVDSLRRQFEFSVDSFQICLDSLLLFDRCSETPMSESFHPTVIGESVYGDFKEAMEHLCQRTIATRSPEEIRGGGLLKYCHLLVRGFTASSVPEMKNLQRYMCSRFFIDFSDIGEQQRKLEAYLQNHFAGMEHKRYECLMTLHHVVNESTVCLMGHERRQTLSLISMLALRVLAEQNAIPTVTNVTCYYQPAPYVQDINFSNYYIAHVQPPQVSPCNNAYQTWLPCS, from the exons ATGTCTTGCGGTGATGTGTCGGATCAAAGTCGGCGGTTCTGTGTGTTGTCTTGGGATCAGGTGCAGCGTTTGGACTCGATCCTCGGGGAGGCTGTCCCCATCCACGGCCGGGGAAACTTCCCCACTCTGTCCGTGCAGCCACGACAGATCGTCCAG GTGGTGCGGGCTCGGCTGGAGGAGAGGGGTGTGTGCGTTAAGGATGTACGGCTGAACGGCTCGGCTGCCAGCTATGTGCTCCATCAGGACACCGGACTGGGCTACAAGGACCTCGACCTTATCTTTGGTGTGTCGCTGAAAGACGATCAGGCCTTCCGACTGGTGAAGGATGTCGTTCTAGAATGCCTGTTTGACTTCCTGCCGGCTGGCGTCTCTAAGGAGCGCATCTCGCCACTCACGCTAAAAGAGGCCTATGTACAGAAACTGGTAAAGGTCTGCAATGACACAGACCGCTGGAGCCTCATCTCGCTGTCCAACAACACAGGCAAGAATGTGGAGCTAAAATTTGTGGACTCTTTACGGCGGCAGTTTGAATTCAGCGTGGACTCCTTCCAAATTTGCCTCGACTCTCTGCTCTTATTTGACCGCTGCTCAGAGACGCCCATGTCTGAGAGCTTTCACCCCACTGTGATCGGGGAGAGTGTGTATGGGGACTTCAAGGAGGCCATGGAGCACCTGTGTCAGAGGACGATAGCGACACGCAGCCCTGAAGAAATCAGAGGGGGCGGCTTATTGAAGTATTGCCACCTGCTGGTGCGGGGCTTCACCGCCTCTTCAGTGCCTGAAATGAAGAACCTGCAGCGCTACATGTGCTCACGGTTCTTCATTGACTTCTCTGACATTGGTGAAcagcagaggaagctggaggccTACCTGCAGAACCACTTTGCAGGGATGGAGCACAAACGGTATGAGTGCCTGATGACACTGCACCATGTAGTGAACGAGAGCACCGTGTGTCTGATGGGCCACGAGCGGCGCCAGACGCTCAGCCTCATCTCCATGCTGGCACTGAGGGTGCTGGCTGAGCAGAACGCCATCCCCACTGTAACGAACGTCACGTGTTACTACCAGCCAGCTCCATATGTGCAGGACATCAACTTCAGTAACTACTATATTGCACACGTGCAGCCGCCGCAGGTCTCCCCGTGCAATAATGCATATCAGACATGGCTGCCCTGTAGCTGA